DNA from Sulfodiicoccus acidiphilus:
GTGATGAAGCGAGTCAGATAGCGGGCAGTTTGGGTATAGCACCCTCTGCTAACTTGGGAGAGAGGAAGTCCCTTTTCGAGCCCGTTCACGGTGCAGCCTTCGATATAGCTGGAAAGGGAGTCGCCAATCCAACCGCGTTTCTGCTTTCTGTTGGTATGATGTTGGAGCACATAGGAAACCTAGGGAACGATCATCGGTTTCTAAAAGCCTCCATATCGCTTAGGGAGGCGATCTTGCGAGTTTACTCGTCTGGGAGGAAACTCACCCCAGACGTTGGTGGTTCAGCGTCCCTCGCAGACATGGCTAACGAAATCGCTCAGTTCCTAGTTTGACGAATCATCCTTTTCATCGCTTGCACCCGTCATCATCGGCTTACGGTTCTCGTTTTGTTTGTTAAGGCATCAATCTTATAGTTACTCCTGTCGAGATGGGAAATCGGTGGTTTAAATTATCTGGGAAGGCCGTAGGTTCGCTTTCGAACAAGTTCGATCCTCTTGAAATCGAGAGGCAGGTTTCAGAGTATTGGGAAAGGGAACAGATATACCGCAAACTGAAGACAGTCAGCTCCAAGAGGGCCAAACGCTTCCTCTTCTTGGACGGCCCACCTTACACTTCTTCTCCTGTGCCTCACATAGGGACGGTATGGAACAAGGTACTGAAGGACTCGATCCTGAGATTTATGAGACTGAGAGGTCTCAACGTATGGGATAGGCCAGGCTACGATTGTCACGGCTTACCTATTGAAGTGGCAATGGAGAGAAAGCTCGGCATAAAGACCAAGACTGAGATTGTGGAGAAGATAGGTGTAGAGCGGTTCGTGAGCGCTTGCTCCGAATTTGCTAAGGAGAACGCCGCGTCCCTCAGCGTGGCCTTCAGGGACGTTGGTGTCTTCATGGACTGGGAAAACCCTTACATGACTCTGTCGGACGAATTCATAAGCAGGTCTTGGAGGGTGATAAAGGCAGCCCACGAGAAGGGACTTCTGGAAAGGAGCCTGCACGTAGTAAGCTGGTGTCCACGTTGCCAAACCACCTTGGCTGACTACGAGACAGAGTACAAGGAACTCAAGGACCCCTCAATTTACGTTAAGTTTAAGGTAGTAGGAGAACAGGATCTCTCGCTTCTCATATGGACAACTACGCCCTGGACTATACCAGCTAACGTGTTCGTGATGATTAATGGGGAGCAGGAGTACGCCGAGGTGAGAGTGGGCAAGGACAGACTGATCATCGCCTCTGCCAGAGTTGAGCCCGTAATGAAAGAGGCCGGCGTAAGCAACTACGTTGTAGTAAGGAGGTTCAGTGGAAAGGAATTGGTTGGCGTCAAATACGTCCATCCACTTGGTGACGTAGTTCCGGCCCAAGCTAAAGCAGAGCAGTTTCACTTCGTAATAGACGCTGGAGTAAGCGTCTCGATGGATGAAGGAACTGGACTAGTTCACTCAGCCCCAGGGCATGGGGCAGAGGACTACGAACAGGGTCTTAAGATAGGCGCCCCCGTGATCATGTTGGTGAACGAGGACGGCACGATGACAAGTGATGCGGGTAAGTATGCTGGGATCCAGGCTAGGGAGGCCTCAGAAATAGTGCTTTCAGATCTCAGGTCCGTTGGAGCTTTGTTCCATTCCTCACACATTCACCACAACTACCCCACCTGCTGGAGATGTCATACGCCGGTCTTGCTGAGAGCGACCAAACAGTGGTTCATAAAAGTGACGAAGCTGAAGGAACAACTTAAGGACGAAACTGGAAAGGTTAACTGGATACCTTCTTGGGCTAAAGTAAGGATGTCCAACTTCTTGGACGAACTGAGAGATTGGGTAATAAGTAGACAGAGATTCTGGGGGAACCCTTTACCTATATGGGAATGTAATGATTGTGGCCATCTGATCGTGGTTGGTGACGCCTCAGAGCTTGCGTCGTTATCCTCATTTCACCCTAAAGAGCTTCACAGACCTTGGATAGACGAGGTCAGATTGAAGTGTCCTAAGTGTGGCGGTGAGGCGACGAGAGTTCCCGACGTCGCGGATGTATGGTTCGACAGCAGTGTGGCCTTCTACGCACAAGGAGAGTGGGCGGAGAGCGATAAGGCCGACCTGATACTCGAGGGAACGGATCAGCTTAGGGGTTGGTTCTTCAGTCTCCTTAGATCTGGAGTTATTCTTACAGGTACTTCTCCATATCGGAACGTTCTGGTACACGGTTTCATGTTAGACGAGCAAGGTAGGGAAATGCATAAGAGCCTAGGTAACTATGTCGAGCCCTCTGCCGTGACGTCTACTTTCGGTAGGGACGTCCTGAGATTGTGGCTACTTAAGAACATAGTATGGGAGGACGTGAAGTTCTCTTTCAAATCACTAGAGTTGGCCAAGAGGCAGCTGCAGGTGGTATGGAATACCTTTGTGTTCGCTTCCGTCTACATGTCGTTAGACTCATTCGACCCGACTCAGGTCAAAATGGACCCAAGCGAGCTAACTAGAAAGGAGGATAGATGGATAGTTTCTAGGTATAACAGTATGCTCAAGGAGTTCTACTCAGACATGGAACAGTACAAAGTGCATGAAGCAGTGAATAGGCTCTTCGACTTCTTAGTGGAGGACGTCAGTAGGTTCTACCTTAGGTTAGCTAGAAAGAGAGCATGGGTCGAGGGACAGGATAAGGACAAACTGATTATGTATGCGGTCCTCTACAAGGTGCTCAGGGGGTGGTTGATTCTCGCATCGGTCGTGACTCCCTACGTAACGGAGAAGATCTATAGGGAGTTCGTTCCAGATCCGCTCCCCTCTGTAAGCATGGAAACGTCTCCAGAGGTGGAGGAACGATATATCGACAGGAACTTAGAAGAGTCTATAGCTCTGGCTAGGGAGATCGCTGAGGCGGGCCTCAACGCTAGGGCAAAGGGCAAACTCAAACTCAGGTGGCCACTCAAGAAGGCTCTAGTCTTCCTCACGGACAGGACGGCCTTAGATAAGCTGAGAGAAGTCGAGGACATAGTTAAGTCAACTCTCAACGTGAGGGAGATAGAGATAGTTAGCGATCAGATGGACGTAGTTAAGTTGAAGGCCCATCCCAATCCTTCTACCTTAGGAAGGGACTTCAGGACTAAGGCCAAGGAGCTCGTAACTTACATAGAGTCCAACCCTTACAAAGTGGCTGAGGACATCGTGAAGTTCGGAAGTCACGAAGTAGAACTGAACGGAGTCAGGTACCTGGTAACTAGGGACCACGTGAGGATAGGGGAGGAGCTAGCTGCGGGGCTAGTTTACGCGGAGTTTGATGGTGGTGCGGTGGCCTTAAGTTCGCAGGTGAGTCAAGAAGAAGAAGAAGAGGGCATAATAAGAGACGTTGTCAGGAGGGTGCAGTTTATGAGAAAGAAACTAGCTCTCAACGTGGAGGATAACATAAAACTGAGCATAACTCCACCACATGAAAGAATGGAGGCCTTGAAGAGGTGGACTGAGTACGTTAAGTCGGAGACTCGTAGCATAGAGGTGACACTAGGTGAGGCCGCTGGAGAGCTAGTAATGGAGTGGGACATTGAGGGAGAGACCTTCATTATAGGAATTTCTAGGGCGTGAATGAATTTGTTTTTCGCTCCTCCCAGAAGGGGCAGGCTTTCCGTTGCGCTTCCTCTATCTTCTCCCCTGGTGAAGGGAACTGGTCCCTCCTTGTCATGTAAATTGAGTCAGGTGCTTAGGGCGGCCGCTGCCTTCAGGGTCTCGGAGCTTATGTGGGTGGATGATATTAACGATGAGTCGAAGCGAAGGAAAGTCAGGCTGATGATAGATTACGCCCTTTCTCCACCTTATTCTAAAAGGTACTTTCCGCTGACACCTGACCTATCCAACGCGGCTCTCATGGATCCCATCCAAGTTCCCACACACCCAGATAGGGCTGTACCAGTAGAAGGAGAGGTGAGGCTAGGGGTTAAGTCAGGAAACCGCGTGGACTTTGGAGTAGGGAAGAGATTCAAGAAGGAGCCTGGGCTCTACGTTGTCACAGATTCCCTAAGACTAAAGTTTCGTCCTGTGAAGGATTTGGTATATCTCGGTCCGCGGGTCAAATTCCTAAAGTTTCAGGAATTGATTAAACTGCCAGGCTTGGTATTAGGTTCTAGGAGTTGCGGAAACCCACTGCTGGACTCCGATAGGTTAGTCGAAATATTTGAGAGAGAGGGGCTCACATTATTCCTCGGGCCCCCTCAAGGAGGACTTCTTAAAGAGAGTGGATGGAGAGGACTTTGCTACAACTTCTTGCCTGAACAGGGCGTCAAAGATGTGAGAACAGAAGAAGCCTTGTGGGCCTCTCTCTCCATTCTAAATGTTATCCTCCAATAGTTTTTTAAGGCTTCTCCACGTGGTGAGCCGAAAGAGGAGAGGCTAATGGGTCATAGGAAGCTGTCCTCGCCGAGGAGAGGTTCGTCAGGCCTTAGACCTAGGAAGAGGAGTAATGAGTTGTTGCCGTCGCCTAAGTCGTGGCCGACGGTGAAGGCGGATTCCCCATTGTTGTTGGGTTTCGTTGGTTATAAGGCAGGTATGACGCACGTGTTCATGATAGATGATAGGCCTAATTCCCCAAATCTAGGAAAGGAGATATTCGTTCCCGTGACTGTTATAGAGACCCCACCTTTGATCCCGTTGGCTGTGAGGGGATATACCATCGATGGAAGAGGGGAGTTACAAGCCTTGACGGAGTACTGGATAAAGCCACCTAAGGAGCTTGACATTAAGAGGAAGATATTCTCCTTTAATTACTCCGAGACACGCGCGAGAGAGTCCTTAGACGAGCTTTCTTCTAAGTTAGAGAGAATGAAAGTATTGAGGGTAGTAGCAGCCACTCAACCTAGATTGGTTCCAGGACTCGGCAAGAAGAGACCTGATGTGGTTGAGATCCAGGTGACCGGAGGACAGCTAAAAGCTCAGTTAGACTACGTGCTTAGCTTGTTGGGAAAACCATTGGAAGTTAAGGACGTCCTTAAAGAAGGGCAACTGGTGGATTTGATAGGAGTGAGTAAAGGCAAGGGATTTCAGGGTGCGATAAAGAGGTTCGGTGTGATGGAGCTGCCGAGGTGGCACAAACACAGGAAAGGGAGCAGAAAGGTAGGAACTAGGGGACCATCGCCAGGAACTCCCAGTTATACTCCCCAACCTGGACAACTCGGCTACTTCAGGAGGACGGAGTTCAACAAGAGGATCCTAAAAATATCTAACAACGTGGAGGAAGTGAACCCCAAGGGCGGCTTCATTAGTTACGGTCTTGTCAGGAACTGGTACGTATTAATTGAAGGTAGTGTTATAGGAACCAAGAAGAGGCCGATCTTCATGCGTTACCCGATTAGACCCACTTGGGAACCTAGATCGATTCCGCAGTTCACCTACGTAAGTACTCTAAGTAAGCAGGGTGTTGGAATTTGACTTGGTTGGAAACAGTAGAGAAATCTGTTCCCCTTTACGATCTACAGGGATCCAAGGTAGGGGAGGTTAAGCTTCCTAACCTATTTTCCTTCCCGGTCAGGAAGGACATAATAAGGAGGGTTTATATCTCCTCTCTAACGAAAAAACTACAACCCAAGGGAAGGGATCCCATGGCAGGGAGGAGGACACCAGCTTCGAGCTTTGGAATCAACTTAGGAATGGCTAGAATTCCGAGAGTAAGCGGTAGTGGAGAGGGTGCCCTAGCTCCTAACACGGTTGGTGGAAGGCTTGCCTTTCCTCCTACGCCGAGGAAGGAGTTGGCCGAAAATGTGAACAGGAAAGAGGTCAGGTTGGCTCTTATTTCCGCGCTAAGTGCGACCTCTGACTTGTCCTCGGTGAGAGCTAGGGGTCATAAGTTCTCTGGAGACGTATTACCTATAGTTATAAGGGATGACTTCGAGGGTATGAGAACCACTGTGGAGGCGCTAGAAGTGTTAGAGGAACTGGGACTGAAGGAGGATCTTAACAGGGCTAAGGATGGAATAAAAATCCGAGCAGGTAAAGGTAAGATGCGCGGTAGAAGGTACGTATGTCCTAAGAGTATACTAGTTGTGATCGGAAAAGACGATGCTCCGTTGAGGCGTTCCTTAAGAAACGTCCCTGGAGTGGACGTAGTTAGCGCAAGGGTAGTAGGGGTCATACACCTAGCGCCAGGAGGACAACCAGGCAGGTTGACAGTCTACACAGAGTCAGCTTTAAGTAAACTAACACAGCGATTAGGGGGTGGCCTCCAGTGAGTCTCATAAGAAGTGGGCTCAACACGGAAAAGGCAATAAGGTTGATCGAGAAAGAAAACTCCATCACCTTACTAGTTGATAGAAAGGCCACTAAGGGAGAAGTCAAGAAAGAAGTCGAGTCCCTCTTCAATGTGAAGGTTGAAAAGGTTCGACTCTTGATCACCCCGACTGGGGAGAAGAAGGCCTACATTAAGTTGAAGAAGGAGTTCAAGGCCAGCGAGGTGGCCGGGAAGTTAGGAGTATTGTGAGGTGAGTGAGGAGTGGGGAAGAAGTTAAGACAGCAGAGGGCAGGAAGAGGTACTCCTACCTTTGTTACTCCCGAAGCCCATAGAATTGGAGCTGTAAGATATCCACGGATCAACGAAAAGATGAATGGGAAGGTGGAGGACATAGTCCATGCCCCTGGAATGAACGCTCCGATAGCTTTGATAAGGCTAGATAACGGTTTGACCTTCTTTAACCAAGCGGTAATGGGAACCCATGTGGGACAGAGGATCGAGTTTGGTTTCGGTGCTAAAGCGAGCTCCGGTAATATCGTCAGGGTAGGAGACGTCCAGGAAGGGACGAACCTCTGCAACATAGAGATAGTAAACGGAGATGGGGGAAGTTGGCTAGGTCGGCTGGTGGATACGCCGTGGTTGTTGGGAGGAGTGGAACTAAAGTAATTTTACGTCTGCCTTCAGGCAAAGTTATGGAGGTAAGTGAAGACGCTAGAGCCACTGTGGGAGTTGTGGCTGGAGGAGGTGCCTCAGAGAAACCGCTCCTTAAGGCAGGGGCGTCCTACTACAAGTACAAGAACAAAGCTAAAAAGTGGCCCACAGTTAGGGGAGTTGCGATGAATGTTGTTTCTCATCCTCATGGAGGAGGTCTTCACCCTAGCGTTAGTAGGTCAAGTACAGTGAGTCGGAATGCCCCGCCTGGGAGGAAGGTGGGCCACATAGCAGCGAAGAGGACAGGAAGGAAGGTGGGAGAGAGTGGTGCCTGACATTCCACCTGAGTGGCGTAAGTTCAAGTACAGAGGTAAGACGATCGATGAGTTAATGGCCATGCCAATGGACGAATTCATAAAGATGCTACCGTCAAGAAAGAGGAGATCCCTGAAGAGGGGATTCACTGAGCAGCAAAGGAATCTCCTAGAGAAAATAAGGACATATAGGAGAGACCCTAAGCAGGGAAAGTCCATCAGGACTCACGTGAGGGACATGGTGATATTACCTGAGATGGTTGGATTGAAGTTCGCAGTCCACAATGGTAAGGAATTCGTGGAATTCGTGGTGTCTCCAGAGATGATAGGACACTATCTAGGGGAATTCTCCTCACCCATAAAGAAGGTGGAACACGGAGAGCCTGGACTGAAGGCAACTAGGTCCAGTCTATTCTTAGCTATGAAGGGATGAAAGATGCCAGAGTGGACATACCCTGACCTAGGAATAGATGAGTTTAAGCTGGCTAAAGCGGTAGGAAGAGATCTCAGTATATCTCCTAAGGATGCTTACAATGTCTGTAAGGCCATTAGGGGAATGAAGTTGAGTGAGGCGAAAAAGTTCTTAGAGGAAGTGATTGCGAAGAGAACACCAATACCTTATTATAGATACAACAAGAGGACCTCCCACAAAAGCGGTCTCAACCAGAGGTGGGGGGTTAAGAGCGGGAGATACCCCGTCAAGGTAGCGAGGGAATTAAACAAATTACTTACTAACGTTGAGGCCAACGCCGCAGGGAAGGGGCTAGACGCTGACTCCTTGAAACTGGTTCACGTAGCTGTGCACAAAGGGATAGTCATGAAGAGATACATGCCTAGAGCGTTCGGCAGATCGACCAAGAAGTACAAGAGAACCAGCACCTTAGAGGTGGTGGCGGCGGAGGTAGAATAGTATGGTTAAGATAAAGCAGTACTTCCTACAAAGGGCGATCACTAAGACAATGGTGGACGAGTATTTAGCGAAGCAGTTCTATAGGGCAGAGTACTCTGGGGTAGAGATAGCAAAGACGCCAATGGGAACCAGGGTGATAATATACGCCGGCCGCCCGGCAATGATAATAGGAAAGGGCGGTAAGAGCATAAAGCAGCTCTCTCAAGTCCTGGAGAGATATTTCAAATTGGAGAATCCTCAAATAACTGTCGTCAACGTGGAGAAGCCCGAGCTCAACGCTAGGATTATGGCATTCAGACTAGCCCAGAATCTGGAGAAAGGATTCCAATTCAGGAGGGCTTCGTTCATAACAATGAGGAAGATAATGGGGGCTGGTGCAGTAGGTGCCGAGATAGTTGTGAGCGGGAAGCTAACTACTGAGAGGGCGAGGTATGAGAAATTGAAGGAAGGTCAGGTTTACAAGACAGGGGGTCAGTTGGACACCGTAGTAGATAGGGCAATCGCAACAGCGCTACTTAAGCCTGGTATATTTGGTGTTGAAGTGGTAATAACTAAGCCGGTTAGGTCCGTGGACAAGATTCTGCCCAAGAGCCCAGAGGAAGTTAAAGTAGAAAGCAAAGAGGAAGGAGGTGTGACTGTAACCAACGTTAAGTTCATAGAGGAAGGAGGTGCGAGCCAAAGTGCCACTGAAAGTCAGTGAACTGGAGCAGCTCCCACCTGAGGAACTGAAGAAGAGGATGGAAGATCTTGTCCTTCAACAGGTGAGGCTTAGGGCTCAAGCCAGAATGGGTTCGCTAAAGGAGACCTCGTCGATAAGGAATGTTAGAAAGGATATAGCGAGGATAGAAAGTGTGTTGGCTAAAAAGAGGGGAAGAAATGAAAGGTTGTGACTTTAACGGAAAGTGGTTGGAAGTCTTGGGTCATAGCGACCCGACTTTGAGAGGAGTTCAGGGTACAGTGATATGGGAAGGTGAACGAACCTTCAGAGTCCTTGCTAACGGCCACACTAAGACATTAATGAAATATCCTGGATTTTTTGTCCTAGAGGATGGCCACTCTCGGCTGAAGATAGATGGCGCTTCTCTTCAGTCGAAGATTTCGAACAGAATTGTTAGGAGGAGATGTAGAAATTGAGTCTAGGAGTTAGAAAAGTGGGCGTGCCTGGAGTCGCGCAGCCCTCGAAAATATGTGAGGATGTCCTCTGTCCATTTCACGGACACCTGAAGGTGAGAGGAACTTTCATAGAGGGAAGTCTGATAAAGATGAGAGGCACCAGGTTCGGAACCGTGCAAAGAACCTACACATATTATAACAAGAAGTACAAACGATACGAGAGAAGGAGGAGTAAGATACACGTGAGGGTTCCAGACTGTCTGGAAGTGAGAGAGGGAGATAGAGTGATAATAGGGGAAACGAGGCCACTCGCCAAGTCAGTATCCTTCGTGGTCCTAGGGAAGAGGTGAGACGATGCCCGAGAAAATGCAGATGTTGGGAGCGAGGAAAGGGTATACTCCAGCAATACAGCACAACTCAATGGTGGTCGTTGCAGACAACAGCGGGGCCAAGCTAGCAAAGGTGATCGGAATATATGGATATAGAGGAGTCCTCAGGAGAGTACCTTTCGCCAATATAGCTGACTTAGTAATGGTGTCGGTGAGAAGGGGGACTCCAGATGTAAGAAAGCAGAAGTTTAAGGCAGTAGTAATAAGGCAGAGAATGCCTTTCAGGAGGCCTGATGGTACTTGGATGTCCTTTGAGGACAACGCGGTGGTAATAGTTAATCCTGACGGTACACCAAAAGGTTCGGAAATAAGGGGCCCAGTAGCCAGAGAGGCAGCAGAAAGGTGGCCCAAGATATCCAGTTTGGCCACCATAATAGTATAGGTGATTCGAGATGAACTCCAGTTCTCCTAGGAAGCAGAGGAAACTACTCTACACTTCTCCCAAACATTTGAGGACGAAGTTGTTGACGGCTAAGGTGTCAGATGAGCTATCTAACCAATATGGCATATCTAGAATAAAGGTAAGGAAGGGAGATACCGTGAAGGTGTTAAGGGGAACCAACGTTGGCTTCGAAGGAAAGGTAAACTCCGTCGACACTAAGTCGGGATTCGTAATGATCGAAGGGCTTACGAGGAAGAAAGTCGATGGGACACCGGTTTTCGTAAAGATCAGGGCCTCCAACTTAGTGGTTACTAAACTCGACATGAGTGATCCGTTGAGGAGGAAGAGCATTGAAAGGAAGGCGGAGCAACGGAAGCTTTTTATGAGAAGTGAGGCTCAGAATGGTAGCTAAAAAGGTGAGACTCTTTGGCGAAAATGGGCAATAGTACATACAGGACAAGGCATGCCGCGCCTAAGTTCGTTCCTGTGGGTAAGAAGGAGAGTAAGTGGTACGTTAGGACTTCCCCAGGCCCTCATTCAGCCTCAAGAAGCATACCTTTGGGTTCAGTCCTCAGGGACTCACTTAAGGTGGCTTCCACTATGACCGAGGCGCGGAAGTTAATAGCTGCTGGTGCAGTGTTGGTTGACGGGAGAGCGATCAAGGACTACAAGTTTCCGATAGGCCTCATGGACATCATTTCCTTTCCTTCAGCCGGCCAACATTACAGGGTGGTCCCAGATCCGATCAAATACCTGAAGCTGATACCCATCTCAGGTGAGGAGGCAAGGTTCAAGTACGTCAGGGTGATCGGAAAGGTAATGACAAATAAGTCCATGATTCAGATAAATCTAGAGGACGGTAGGAACATAAGGACCTCTATGGAAAAGTATAGGACCGAGTTGCAGGTCGACACGTTCACTACACTTAAGCTAAACTTGGAAGACGGTTCGGTGATCACCAAGTTCGAGCTGAAGGAGGGGAGCTACGCAGTGGCCGTGGCTGGAAGGAACGTCGGCCTACACGGAAGGATAAGCGAAATAAGGACATCACCGTTCAAGTCAAAGAGGGACTCCCTAGTCACGGTGGAGTCAAGCAATAAGGACTCCTTCCAGACGAGGGTGATAAACATCATGGCTATAGGTGGAAAGTCTCCAGACGTGAGGCTAGATTGACATGACTGAGCAATTGGTTCAGGAAAATCCGATGAGGAGAATAAGGATAGTGAAAGTAACTGTGAACATAGGGATAGGAGAGCCTGGAGAAAGGCTCAACAGAGCCTTTTCTCTATTAGAGGAGCTCACTCAATCTAAACCCGTTATGACGAAGGCCAAGAGGAGCATAAGGGACTTCGGCGTGAGGAAAGGTACCTCAATAGGCGTTAAAGTCACCTTAAGAGGGAAGAAGGGAATGGAATTTCTTAGGAGGGCCCTAGAGGCCTTAGGGAACAAAGTCAAGAGCTCTAGTTTCGACGATTACGGAAACTTCTCCTTCGGTATAGCTGAGCATACTCTGCTTCCAGGTACTAGATACGATCCGGAGGTAGGTATATTCGGCATGGATATTGCAGTAACCATGGAGAGGCCGGGTTATAGGGTTATGAGGAGAAGAGCAAAGCCTTCCAAAATTCCAAGGAGGCACAGGGTTAACAGAGAGGAAGCCATAGAGTTCTTCAAGAAAGAGCTAGGTGTTGAGGTGTCGTAAAGTGGCCAAGTACAAACCACCTGTTGAGAGAAAATACGGGAAGGGGGTCCAAGCTTGCAGGAGGTGCGGGAGCAGGGATAGCGTAATCCAGAAGTACAACCTGTACCTCTGTAGGCAGTGTTTTAGGGAAGTGGCGTATTCTGTTGGTTTCAAGAAGTTGAGGTGAAAGGATGGTCGTGATAAATCCGGTAGCAAATGCGTTAACTTCGCTCTACAACAACGAGTCTAGAAGAAATAGGCAGGCAGTGATATCTCCGGCTTCTAAGCTTATCATAAACGTGTTGAGGGCGATGCAGAAAGAGGGCTACGTAGGTGAGGTAGAGCAGGTAGACGATGGGAGGTGGGGGAAAATAGTTGTGCAGCTTCAAGGGCGCATAAACAAGTGTGGGCCTGTGACTCCTCGTTATCCCCTAACCTATAGAGACATGATAAACCTACCAACTTACGTCAGGAAGTATCTCCCCTCTAAGGAAATAGGTATCATAATTGTATCCACCTCTAAGGGAGTTATGTCTCACAAGGAGGCAGCTCGCCTTAGAATAGGGGGAGTTGCGCTGGGTTACGTGTATTGAGGTGATGTCGATGCAGTTAGCTTACGTAAAGGAAGAGGTTCAAATTCCGCAGAACGTGGCCGTTCACCTTGAGGGAAAAGTTCTCAGGGTGAAGGGAAGTAAGGGGGAGATAACTAGGGACTTCAGCTTCGCTAAAGGGATTGAAATTCGACTTGATGGTAACAAAGTGATCTTCGAA
Protein-coding regions in this window:
- the rplX gene encoding 50S ribosomal protein L24 — encoded protein: MNSSSPRKQRKLLYTSPKHLRTKLLTAKVSDELSNQYGISRIKVRKGDTVKVLRGTNVGFEGKVNSVDTKSGFVMIEGLTRKKVDGTPVFVKIRASNLVVTKLDMSDPLRRKSIERKAEQRKLFMRSEAQNGS
- a CDS encoding 30S ribosomal protein S4e: MGNSTYRTRHAAPKFVPVGKKESKWYVRTSPGPHSASRSIPLGSVLRDSLKVASTMTEARKLIAAGAVLVDGRAIKDYKFPIGLMDIISFPSAGQHYRVVPDPIKYLKLIPISGEEARFKYVRVIGKVMTNKSMIQINLEDGRNIRTSMEKYRTELQVDTFTTLKLNLEDGSVITKFELKEGSYAVAVAGRNVGLHGRISEIRTSPFKSKRDSLVTVESSNKDSFQTRVINIMAIGGKSPDVRLD
- a CDS encoding 50S ribosomal protein L5; translated protein: MTEQLVQENPMRRIRIVKVTVNIGIGEPGERLNRAFSLLEELTQSKPVMTKAKRSIRDFGVRKGTSIGVKVTLRGKKGMEFLRRALEALGNKVKSSSFDDYGNFSFGIAEHTLLPGTRYDPEVGIFGMDIAVTMERPGYRVMRRRAKPSKIPRRHRVNREEAIEFFKKELGVEVS
- a CDS encoding 30S ribosomal protein S14, with the translated sequence MAKYKPPVERKYGKGVQACRRCGSRDSVIQKYNLYLCRQCFREVAYSVGFKKLR
- a CDS encoding 30S ribosomal protein S8, with product MVVINPVANALTSLYNNESRRNRQAVISPASKLIINVLRAMQKEGYVGEVEQVDDGRWGKIVVQLQGRINKCGPVTPRYPLTYRDMINLPTYVRKYLPSKEIGIIIVSTSKGVMSHKEAARLRIGGVALGYVY